The Cyclobacteriaceae bacterium DNA segment AACCATTTCACCGCACTCTTCACAGAATCCGTCCTTCCGGAAATGATCGCCTGAGGCAACAACTCGTTAATCAGATTCTCCAATCGTCTGGCCGCCTGGATCTCGTCTTCAATAATCAGTACATTCATGATTCAACCCGTTCAATTACCGGAAGGCGTACAATAAATTTATCGTGCAACGCTTCAACCACTACTTTTTGATCTGATAAGAATTCATACCGCAACCGGATATTACTGAGGCCTACTCCGGCAGACTCTTCGGAAAGTACTTTTTTACGCTGAAGTTTATTTTCAATTACGATATAGCTATCGGACTCATAAATTTTAATAAAAAGCGGTTGCTCAGCTGCCACAATATTATGTTTGATTGCATTTTCAATGAGCATTTGCAGCACCAGCGGAGGAAAGTAAGTTTTGACATTATCCAGTTGAATGGATATCTGTAAGTTGTCGCCAAACCTGATTTTCTGCAAGAATAGATAGGACTCTAGAAATTTCAACTCCTCTTCTTTTGTAACCAACTCCCGATCGCGGGTATCCAGCACATAACGGTACACTTCCGAAAGTTGTTTGATAAACTTGGCCGCTAAATCCTGGTTTTCATACACCAGGTTGGTGAGGGCATTAAAACTATTAAAGAGAAAATGTGGGTTAACCTGATTTTTCAAACTTTCATACCGTGCCGTTACGTTTTCGCGTTTCAGCTTCTCGGCATCAAGCGCGCTTTGTTTCCATTCAAGCAAAAACGAACGACCATGCATAAACAGGGAAATAATTATCGTGACTACAGTGGCCGAAAAAATCATGTACTGCGATTTCCCGAAATCAACATCGAAAATGAGTTTATAAAGTTGTGTTAAAAGCACAATACTGGTGGCGGTATATAAAATACTACCCAACGATAAAACAAGAAAACTTTTAAGAGGAGCCTTTAACCAGTTGATCCGATCAGAAATTATTCCGCTAATCAGTCCGTTGCCTTTCCACAAGAAGACCCACATCAGGGCTGTAAACGATCCTACAATCCAAAATTGTTGCTTGGTCTTTGTGTAACCGAAGACAACGGTCATTAACAAACCAAACAATAGCAGCAACAACACATCGCGTATTTCCCTTTTTACCGCCTTCGATAATTTCATATCAACAAGATAAGACACCTTAACGCATTTCAATAAACTGTGCCAATGATTTGCCCGAATTTAATAGTTTCCGGTAAGATCGTACCCAAAAAATAATTAACGGCACACCCACCAGGCTTGGCCATATCCATTGCATAATACCGGGAAGGAAAGTCATCACTTGTGTAGAAAAAGCAGTTACCGAGGCAATGAAGCCACCCATCATGTTGCCCATGTGGCTGTAGAACCAATCGAATTTATCTCGCGGTGGTTTTATATACCGCTTCAATTCCGACCAAACCACCACCATGCCACCAAAGCCAAAGCCTGCGGCCAGCATACCAAGAGAAGTCTGATGAGTAAAAACCAGGTAAATACCCCACACAAAGAAACCGGTATTAAAAAGTCCGGCAACAATGCCAAACATCCAGTCGTACCAGGTTACTCCTTTGCCTTGATGCAGTTGCTTTCTGTACAGTGATCGATACCCGACAAACACTGCATAGTAGCTAAACACCGCGATCAATAATAAAAACGGAATCCACTTAACGGTTGATAATACAATGGCAGAAAAACAAATCCACGTCATGCACCAAAAGAAGATCTTGCCCCAGAACCGATGGGCTTTACCTCCTTTGCGCACAACCATGGCAAGTGGAGCAACAATCAAAGAAATTATTCCGGCTATGATGTGTGTGTATGTTAGGAGTTTAATAATCATTCTGTGAGTATTAGTTATGAAGCGTTGGATTTAAAGCTATGAGTTTCGAGCTGCAAGCTTTTCGGCTTGCAGCTAAAAGCTCGAAACTCGAAGCTTAATTCTAATGCTATTTACATTGCGCTTTCATTCCCTCAGCCATTGACTTACCCCAAACTGGCGCAAGCGGATTGGTTGATTTATACGTTTCAAATTTCTCCAACGCTTTATTCAAGGTACCACAAGCCTCGGTTGTTGGCGAACCAAAAAACTGAGCGGTACCATATTGCATCTGCGCCATCAACGCCAATGCACGCGGGTTTTCAGGATTCATCCCGATAGCTTTCCCAAAAGTTTGCATGGCCAAGCCTGAGTACTGCTGACCACGTGAAGCCGGATCAATCGTAACCCGAATCATGTGGATGAAGCCCTCCAGCGCTACAATCTCTGATTCAGCCGAATTAACGGCACTTGCCTTTTTTAGTGTCTCCAAAGCCAGATCAAGCTGTTTGTCTTTGGCAGCAGGCTCATTTACCCGCAATGCAATCATTAAATAACCATACGATGCATAATAAAAAGGTTCCCACTTTGATTTTTCCGCATCGCCAATGCGTTCAAACGCATTTACAGCAGCCTGAATTTCTTCTACAGATTTTGCCGTGTACACTACCTCAATATTTTTTTGCATGGCTTCGGTGTACCGATCGTTAGCGAACGTGTGGATAGCCAAAAAGGCAAAGGCAGCTATCAATAGCGGAATAATGTTTACGTGTTTCATAATTGTGTTGGTTAAAGGGTTAAAGACTTGGTAATTGATTAATCGATTTATCTTTTGATAGGGTTAAAAATATTCCCAGGAAAACAAACCGTGGCGCAGGCTGACGTATGGCACGGCTGTTGTAAAACCCTTCGCTATTTTGGGTAGTGCTGTATTCGTAACCAAAAATGTTATCGCGACCTAACAGGTTGGTGCACGAGAAGTAAACAATTAGGTTGGGCTTGGGCAAATAGCTGATGTTCACACTTAAATCCTGATAGCTTTTTGTACGCCTATTGTTGAACCGATCTTCATTCGGGTTGTTGTACGGCCTTCCGCTGGTAAATGAGTAAGTGGCGCCAAATTGAGTTTTTAAACTTGAAACAAAATATTTGTACACCACCGAAAAATTGTGCGCGGACGCAAATGTTGGTGTTACTGCATACGGTGTATTCAGGTAATCACGTTCGGTATCCAGAAAGGAATAAGAAATCCAATAATCTGCATTTCGGATGGTTTTGTTATCGCGGTAGAATAATTCCACGCCCCGTGCATAACCTGAACCTTCATTGGTCAAGACAAATGGATTTCCGTTTTCAAATTTTATAAGATCAGCATAGGTTTTGTAATAACCCTCCACACGGAATGTGCGGTTGTTCTCAATAATTTGGTAATTCAAAATGTAATGATCAGCTTTCTCAGCCTCAAGTTCATTATCCCAACGCAACCATTCATTTTTTGGTGATTGTCTGAATTTGCCGTAGGCGAAAGAAACCTGACCGCTTTTACCGGTTTTGTAAGCCAATGAAATGCGGGGATCAACCGAAACCTGATTAAGCAAATTATTATGTTCAACCCGACCACCCACGCGTGTAACAAATTTATTGCTGGCATACAGATCTGCTTCTACAAAAGCCGCACTGATCACTTCATGAAAGCCAGGTACAAAAGCTGATGTATCTACCGCAGCCCTGTAATCGCGATTGATAACCTCTGCCCCTGTTCGGATTTCGACTTTATCCGAAATTGAACCATCAAACACAACCTTGGCATGTGTACCTTCATCAAATTCATTTAGTCTGATATCGCCTTGTTGCAAATCATTCTGCGTAAGCGTGTATGAAAGTCCGCTGCGCAACGACCACTTTTCATTCAATGACGTTTTGTATGAGCCGTTGATGTACCGGAAGTTATTGGTGATGTCAATCAAAGTGGTCACATCATAGTCATCAATATCATGATGGTGCAGGGAAAAATTAGAGTGATTGAAATTACCATACACCTTGAACATACCAGTTTTTCCAACACGCTGACGGGAGGCTGAGCTTCCTTCAACAGAAACCGGAGCTTTCTCCCAATCGATTTCCTGATTGATCAATCCGAAATACGGACGGATGTTTGTGTATCCGATCTTACCTGCCCACGATGCATTTTTCCATGCCTGCGTGTGGGCTACATCAGCACCCACCGACAACAATCCAAAATCCGTGCGAGAAGATTGCTCTTCATCTTTCGAATCCAGTACCAAGGCTGAAGAAAGCGCCTGGCCATATTCTGCCGAGTAACCTCCGGTGCTGAAGCTGGTACCTTTAAACATAAAGGGAAGAAATCTTCCGCGCGAAGGTGTATTCGGTGCGGCCGGACCGTACGCATCCAACACCAACATGCCATCGATGAACGTGCGTGCTTCGTTGCCATCGCCACCACGGACAAACAACCTTCCGCTCTCGCCTACCTTTTGTGTTCCGGGCAATGTGTTTAGCGCTCCGGCAATGTCGGCTGTGGCACCGGCTGTAGTGGCAATATCCAACGCCCTGAAAATGGTTCTTCGTGATTCATCGCTGGCAGCAAAAGCACCCGCGGTAATGGTAACCGCTTCAAGCTGGTTGACTTCTTCTTTCAGAATGATGCTCAACCCTAAATGTGATTTGCCCAAATCCACCTGCTGTCGGTATTCTTTATATCCGATAAACTTCACCACCAGGGTTTGAATACCCTTCTCGGAAGCGGTGAACGAGAATTTACCCTCAGCGCCCGAGGTAGTTCCATCATAGGTATTCAACAACAGCACGTTGGCGCCCGGCACCGGCTCGCCTTTTACATCCGTTACCATCCCCGAAAGGGTAACCTGACCGAACATGGGCAAGGCTATCAGCGTGAAGAAAACAATCAGTACATTTTTCATTTCAAGGGTTTCTTTTGGCGATTTGTACGACAAAGATTATCCCCCTGGCTGGGCCAGTAAAAAATGAGTTACTGAACTGTCGAACCTGGCGGATGAGTTGTTTGATGGAGGCGATGGGGTTTTAACCGGATTGGGTTATTTTTGCTGGTTCTAACGAAAGTAAAGCAGACCAATGGCCGAATACAGCAAAGAAGAGATCAGACGAATTGAGCAGAAATGGCAGGATAAATGGGAAAAGGAAGGCGTTTATCGTGTAGAAACTGACCCCTCCAGGCCGAAGTATTATGTGCTGGATATGTTTCCATACCCTTCTGGTGCCGGACTGCACGTAGGGCACCCGCTGGGCTATATTGCTACGGATATTGTATCGCGTTACAAGCGTTTAAAAGGATTCAATGTGCTGCACCCGATGGGCTTTGATGCGTTCGGCCTTCCGGCAGAACAATATGCCATACAAACCGGGCAACACCCCGCTATTACTACAGCAAAAAATATTGAAACGTATAAGCGCCAGTTGCGCCAGATCGGCTTCTCGTACGATTGGAGTCGCGAAGTACAGACCTGCGACCCAGCCTACTATAAATGGACGCAGTGGATTTTCATGCAACTGTTCAATGCGTGGTATAATAAAAAGTCCATAGACAAATCGACCATCGACCATCGACCATTCGATGGAAAAACAGAGCACATTAACACATTGATTGCTGAGTTAGAGAAAGGTGGTAACCAGAACATTGAAGCCGCCTGTGATGAGGAT contains these protein-coding regions:
- a CDS encoding histidine kinase, producing the protein MKLSKAVKREIRDVLLLLLFGLLMTVVFGYTKTKQQFWIVGSFTALMWVFLWKGNGLISGIISDRINWLKAPLKSFLVLSLGSILYTATSIVLLTQLYKLIFDVDFGKSQYMIFSATVVTIIISLFMHGRSFLLEWKQSALDAEKLKRENVTARYESLKNQVNPHFLFNSFNALTNLVYENQDLAAKFIKQLSEVYRYVLDTRDRELVTKEEELKFLESYLFLQKIRFGDNLQISIQLDNVKTYFPPLVLQMLIENAIKHNIVAAEQPLFIKIYESDSYIVIENKLQRKKVLSEESAGVGLSNIRLRYEFLSDQKVVVEALHDKFIVRLPVIERVES
- a CDS encoding TonB-dependent receptor; this encodes MKNVLIVFFTLIALPMFGQVTLSGMVTDVKGEPVPGANVLLLNTYDGTTSGAEGKFSFTASEKGIQTLVVKFIGYKEYRQQVDLGKSHLGLSIILKEEVNQLEAVTITAGAFAASDESRRTIFRALDIATTAGATADIAGALNTLPGTQKVGESGRLFVRGGDGNEARTFIDGMLVLDAYGPAAPNTPSRGRFLPFMFKGTSFSTGGYSAEYGQALSSALVLDSKDEEQSSRTDFGLLSVGADVAHTQAWKNASWAGKIGYTNIRPYFGLINQEIDWEKAPVSVEGSSASRQRVGKTGMFKVYGNFNHSNFSLHHHDIDDYDVTTLIDITNNFRYINGSYKTSLNEKWSLRSGLSYTLTQNDLQQGDIRLNEFDEGTHAKVVFDGSISDKVEIRTGAEVINRDYRAAVDTSAFVPGFHEVISAAFVEADLYASNKFVTRVGGRVEHNNLLNQVSVDPRISLAYKTGKSGQVSFAYGKFRQSPKNEWLRWDNELEAEKADHYILNYQIIENNRTFRVEGYYKTYADLIKFENGNPFVLTNEGSGYARGVELFYRDNKTIRNADYWISYSFLDTERDYLNTPYAVTPTFASAHNFSVVYKYFVSSLKTQFGATYSFTSGRPYNNPNEDRFNNRRTKSYQDLSVNISYLPKPNLIVYFSCTNLLGRDNIFGYEYSTTQNSEGFYNSRAIRQPAPRFVFLGIFLTLSKDKSINQLPSL